In Nocardia yunnanensis, one DNA window encodes the following:
- a CDS encoding metallophosphoesterase family protein, translating into MGNVLIAGDLHGNTAHALTVVRTAVREECARVFVVGDFGAWEHMASGRRYFDVIGKAAKRAGVIVYFLDGNHDKSSLLHELYDDCRDDEGFLVCRKHLRYAPRGHRWIWEGTAFAAFGGARSTDKGWRLAREARKAELVAQRRRYGSSKTPETAGTLWFPEEEMTDDELTALLAADDSPVDVLLTHDKPRASQPKWNRKDKPECYPNQDRVQRIVETLHPSVVFHGHLHVRYTDTIASGDGQWTRVEGLACDPEASQYPEYAKEHSWYVLPLPYAQPEIEAAEPDSLPA; encoded by the coding sequence ATGGGAAATGTCCTGATTGCCGGAGACCTGCATGGGAACACCGCGCACGCGTTGACCGTGGTGCGGACCGCGGTGCGTGAAGAGTGCGCTCGGGTCTTTGTGGTGGGGGACTTCGGGGCGTGGGAGCATATGGCGTCGGGGCGGCGGTATTTCGACGTGATCGGGAAGGCGGCCAAGCGGGCCGGCGTGATCGTCTACTTCCTGGACGGCAATCACGACAAGAGTTCCCTGCTGCACGAGCTGTACGACGACTGTCGCGATGACGAGGGATTTCTGGTGTGCCGCAAGCATCTGCGGTACGCGCCGCGGGGGCATCGCTGGATCTGGGAGGGGACGGCTTTCGCGGCCTTCGGCGGGGCGCGCTCCACCGACAAGGGCTGGCGGCTGGCGCGGGAGGCGCGCAAGGCCGAACTGGTCGCGCAGCGGCGGCGCTACGGCTCCTCGAAAACGCCGGAGACGGCGGGCACGCTGTGGTTTCCGGAGGAGGAGATGACCGACGACGAGCTGACCGCGCTGCTGGCGGCCGACGATTCGCCGGTCGACGTGCTGCTCACGCACGACAAACCGCGTGCCTCGCAACCGAAGTGGAACCGCAAGGACAAGCCCGAGTGCTATCCCAACCAGGATCGCGTCCAGCGGATCGTGGAAACCCTGCACCCGAGTGTCGTGTTCCACGGGCACCTGCACGTCCGCTACACCGACACCATCGCTTCGGGGGACGGCCAGTGGACCCGGGTCGAGGGCCTGGCCTGCGACCCGGAAGCCTCGCAGTACCCGGAGTATGCGAAAGAGCACTCCTGGTACGTGCTGCCGCTGCCCTACGCGCAGCCGGAGATCGAGGCGGCCGAACCGGATTCGCTACCCGCGTGA
- a CDS encoding Uma2 family endonuclease, translated as MTVPAMRPRPGNLREVAETIERTTGLRVEVLGGKLVMSPTPRGKHAGVVRRLRQQLEPQLTEGLAPYEVSSIPMPGDPDDYCTPDLVVLPETWEDDDEWLADPQEVELAVEVISKSEKARQISDKNGWYATAGVRVLLVVDPRFGSWTLFTRPKNGEYQGRLDGTYGEDVPLPGAFGFSLDTRGLPVYGA; from the coding sequence ATGACCGTCCCCGCTATGCGCCCGCGCCCAGGTAACCTGCGCGAAGTCGCGGAAACGATCGAACGTACCACCGGACTCCGCGTTGAGGTCCTGGGAGGAAAACTCGTGATGTCGCCGACCCCCCGCGGCAAGCATGCGGGAGTTGTCAGACGCCTTCGCCAGCAGCTCGAACCCCAACTGACGGAAGGGCTCGCACCGTACGAGGTGTCGTCGATTCCGATGCCCGGCGATCCTGACGACTATTGCACCCCCGACCTCGTCGTCCTTCCCGAGACGTGGGAGGACGACGACGAGTGGCTCGCAGATCCACAAGAGGTCGAACTCGCCGTCGAGGTCATCTCGAAGAGCGAGAAAGCACGGCAGATATCCGACAAGAATGGCTGGTACGCCACGGCCGGAGTGCGCGTGCTGCTGGTTGTCGACCCTCGATTCGGCAGTTGGACGTTGTTCACTCGTCCCAAAAATGGTGAGTATCAAGGTCGTCTCGACGGCACGTACGGGGAAGACGTGCCCCTCCCGGGAGCGTTCGGGTTCTCGCTGGACACCCGCGGCCTCCCGGTTTACGGCGCGTAA
- a CDS encoding NAD(P)H-dependent flavin oxidoreductase, producing the protein MTQRLRTPLTELVGIEHPIVQTGMGWVAGPGLVAATANAGGLGILASATMSFEELEQAIAKTKAKTDKPFGVNIRADGSDAAERCELMIREGVKVASFALAPKKELIARLKDNGVVVVPSIGAAKHAVKVASWGADAVIVQGAEGGGHTGSVATTLLLPSVLDAVDIPVVAGGGFFDGRGLAAALSYGAAGVAMGTRFLLTQDSSVPDSVKQEYLKRGLMDTVVSKKVDGMPHRVLNTELVDKLEHSSGVRGLTAAASNAFKFKAMTGMKWSTIVKDGLAMRKHKDLTWSQVIMAANTPMLLKAGLVEGNTQAGVLASGQVAGIIDDLPTVAELIDRIVTEAVDRIDSLNRYRVTEPA; encoded by the coding sequence ATGACGCAGCGGCTGAGGACGCCACTGACCGAACTGGTCGGCATCGAGCATCCGATCGTGCAGACCGGCATGGGCTGGGTCGCCGGTCCCGGGCTGGTCGCGGCGACCGCGAACGCGGGCGGGCTGGGCATTCTCGCCTCGGCGACCATGTCGTTCGAGGAGCTCGAGCAGGCCATCGCGAAGACGAAGGCCAAGACCGACAAGCCCTTCGGCGTCAATATCCGCGCCGACGGCTCCGATGCCGCCGAGCGCTGCGAACTCATGATCCGCGAGGGTGTGAAGGTCGCGTCCTTCGCGCTGGCTCCCAAGAAGGAGCTCATCGCGCGGCTCAAGGACAACGGCGTGGTGGTCGTGCCGTCTATCGGCGCGGCCAAGCACGCGGTCAAGGTCGCGTCGTGGGGCGCGGACGCAGTGATCGTGCAGGGCGCCGAGGGCGGTGGCCATACCGGTTCCGTCGCCACCACGCTGCTGCTGCCGTCGGTTCTCGACGCCGTCGACATCCCGGTGGTCGCCGGTGGCGGTTTCTTCGACGGGCGCGGTCTGGCCGCGGCGCTGTCCTACGGGGCGGCCGGTGTCGCCATGGGCACCCGATTCCTGCTGACCCAGGATTCCAGCGTCCCGGATTCGGTGAAGCAGGAGTATCTCAAGCGCGGCCTGATGGACACGGTCGTGTCCAAGAAGGTCGACGGCATGCCGCACCGCGTGCTCAATACCGAGCTCGTCGACAAGCTGGAGCACTCCAGCGGCGTGCGCGGCCTGACCGCCGCGGCGTCCAACGCCTTCAAGTTCAAGGCCATGACCGGCATGAAATGGTCGACCATCGTCAAGGACGGTCTGGCCATGCGCAAGCACAAGGACCTCACCTGGTCCCAGGTCATCATGGCCGCCAACACCCCGATGCTGCTGAAAGCCGGTCTGGTGGAAGGCAATACGCAGGCGGGCGTGCTCGCCTCCGGCCAGGTCGCGGGCATCATCGACGATCTGCCCACCGTGGCCGAGCTCATCGACCGCATCGTCACCGAGGCCGTCGACCGCATCGACAGCCTCAACCGCTACCGCGTCACCGAACCCGCCTGA
- a CDS encoding CoA-transferase subunit beta, whose amino-acid sequence MTDTTTVTRAEICVVAAAEIFRGAGEIMASPMSTITTIGARLARLTFEPDLLLSDGEALFFAEIPPIGGKAPIEGWIPFSKVFDVVNSGRRHVVMGANQLDKYGNQNLSAFGPLQQPTRQMFGVRGAPGNTINHATSYFVPKHGKRVFVDQVDIVSGIGYDKIDSENPAYRFHHLHRVVSNLGVFDYNGPDHTMRALSLHPGVSADEVAESTSFEIAGLAEAGETRLPTEEELTIIRTVLDPKGFREKEVTA is encoded by the coding sequence ATGACTGACACCACTACGGTTACTCGGGCCGAGATCTGCGTGGTCGCGGCGGCCGAGATCTTCCGGGGCGCGGGCGAGATCATGGCCTCGCCGATGTCCACGATCACCACCATCGGCGCGCGGCTGGCGCGGCTCACCTTCGAACCGGATCTGCTGCTGTCCGACGGTGAGGCGCTGTTCTTCGCGGAGATTCCGCCCATCGGCGGCAAGGCTCCGATCGAGGGCTGGATTCCCTTCTCGAAGGTCTTCGATGTGGTGAATTCCGGTCGCCGCCATGTGGTCATGGGCGCGAACCAGCTCGACAAGTACGGCAATCAGAACCTCTCGGCGTTCGGTCCGCTGCAGCAGCCGACCCGGCAGATGTTCGGCGTGCGCGGCGCGCCGGGCAACACCATCAACCACGCCACCAGCTACTTCGTGCCCAAGCACGGCAAGCGGGTGTTCGTGGATCAGGTCGACATCGTCTCCGGAATCGGTTACGACAAGATCGATTCCGAGAATCCGGCCTACCGGTTCCACCACCTGCACCGGGTGGTGTCGAACCTGGGCGTGTTCGACTACAACGGTCCGGACCACACCATGCGCGCGCTGTCGCTGCACCCGGGCGTGAGCGCCGACGAGGTCGCGGAGAGCACCTCCTTCGAGATCGCCGGGCTGGCCGAGGCGGGCGAGACCCGGCTGCCCACCGAGGAAGAGCTGACCATCATCCGGACCGTGCTGGACCCCAAGGGTTTCCGCGAGAAGGAAGTGACGGCATGA
- a CDS encoding CoA transferase subunit A has protein sequence MRDKRMSLDEVVGELRSGMTIGLGGWGSRRKPMAFVRALLRSDVADLTVVTYGGPDLGLLCSAGKVRKAYYGFVSLDSAPFYDPWFAKARTEGAITVREMDEGMVKCGLQAAAARLPFLPIRAGLGSAVLDFWEGELKTVQSPYLTDGKAETLVAMPALNLDAAFVHLDLGDKHGNAAYTGVDPYMDDLYMLSAEKRYLSVDRLVETEELVKAVPTQALVLNRMMVDGVVEAPGGAHFTFAGSYGRDEKFQRHYVEAAKTPESWAEFKARYLDVSEDEYQAAVKAFAEEQK, from the coding sequence ATGCGCGACAAGCGAATGTCGCTCGACGAAGTCGTCGGCGAACTGCGCAGTGGAATGACCATCGGCCTCGGCGGCTGGGGTTCGCGGCGCAAGCCGATGGCGTTCGTGCGCGCGCTGCTGCGTTCGGACGTCGCCGATCTGACCGTGGTCACCTACGGCGGACCGGATCTGGGTCTGCTGTGCTCGGCGGGCAAGGTGCGCAAGGCGTACTACGGCTTCGTGTCGCTGGACTCCGCGCCGTTCTACGATCCGTGGTTCGCCAAGGCGCGCACCGAGGGTGCGATCACCGTGCGCGAGATGGACGAGGGCATGGTCAAGTGCGGTCTGCAGGCCGCGGCGGCCCGGCTGCCGTTCCTGCCGATTCGCGCCGGATTGGGTTCGGCCGTCCTCGATTTCTGGGAGGGCGAGCTGAAGACCGTTCAGTCGCCTTATTTGACGGACGGCAAGGCCGAAACCCTCGTCGCCATGCCCGCTTTGAACCTGGATGCCGCTTTCGTGCACCTGGATTTGGGCGACAAGCACGGCAATGCCGCCTACACCGGCGTCGACCCGTACATGGACGACCTGTACATGCTCTCGGCCGAGAAGCGCTATCTGTCGGTGGACCGCCTGGTCGAGACCGAGGAACTGGTGAAAGCCGTTCCGACGCAGGCCCTCGTCCTCAATCGCATGATGGTCGACGGCGTGGTCGAGGCCCCGGGCGGCGCGCACTTCACCTTCGCCGGCAGCTACGGCCGGGACGAGAAGTTCCAGCGCCACTATGTCGAGGCCGCCAAGACGCCCGAGTCGTGGGCCGAGTTCAAGGCTCGCTACCTGGATGTCTCGGAGGACGAATACCAGGCCGCCGTCAAGGCTTTCGCCGAGGAGCAGAAGTAA
- a CDS encoding enoyl-CoA hydratase family protein — protein sequence MGINRHTETEGVEVVTVDYPPVNALPSDGWFALADAITQAGKNPETRVVVLRAEGRGFNAGVDIKEMNRDVGHTALIRANHGCFAAFAAVYDCEVPVVTAVNGFCLGGGIGLVGNSDVIVASDDATFGLPEVDRGALGAATHLARLVPQHLMRTMFYTAGTLTAQQLHHYGSVFKVVPRAELDAAAMEVAKNIADKDGRVIRAAKKALNGIDVQDVHRSYRFEQGFTMELNLAGVADEIRARFDDDLAAQKKAQ from the coding sequence ATGGGGATCAACCGTCACACCGAAACCGAGGGCGTCGAAGTCGTCACTGTCGACTATCCGCCGGTCAACGCGCTGCCCTCGGACGGCTGGTTCGCCCTGGCCGACGCCATCACCCAGGCCGGGAAGAATCCCGAGACGCGGGTCGTGGTGCTGCGCGCGGAGGGTCGCGGCTTCAACGCGGGCGTGGACATCAAGGAGATGAACCGCGACGTCGGGCACACCGCTCTGATTCGCGCCAACCACGGCTGCTTCGCGGCCTTCGCCGCCGTCTACGACTGCGAGGTCCCGGTCGTCACCGCCGTGAACGGCTTCTGCCTGGGCGGCGGCATCGGCCTGGTCGGCAATTCCGATGTCATCGTGGCCTCCGACGACGCGACCTTCGGCCTCCCCGAGGTCGACCGCGGCGCGCTCGGTGCGGCCACCCATCTGGCGCGCCTGGTCCCCCAGCATCTGATGCGGACCATGTTCTACACCGCGGGCACCCTCACCGCGCAGCAGCTGCACCATTACGGGTCGGTGTTCAAGGTCGTGCCGCGGGCCGAACTCGACGCCGCCGCAATGGAAGTCGCCAAGAACATCGCCGACAAGGACGGGCGTGTGATTCGCGCCGCCAAGAAGGCGCTCAACGGCATCGACGTGCAGGACGTGCACCGCTCCTACCGCTTCGAACAGGGCTTCACCATGGAGCTCAATCTGGCGGGCGTGGCGGATGAGATCCGGGCGCGCTTCGACGACGATCTGGCCGCCCAGAAAAAAGCACAGTAG
- a CDS encoding SDR family oxidoreductase, translated as MGIEVNLSGSVVLVTGGVRGVGAGISRVFLDAGAIVVACARRPGDTPVESNGRGIDFLPCDVRDADSVRGLIDAIVARYGRLDTVVNNAGGAPFALAADASANFHAKIVQLNLLAPLLVSQAANEVMQKQETGGSIVMISSVSGHRPSPGTAAYGAAKAGVDSLVSSLAVEWAPRVRMNSVICGLVNTESSHLHYGDEDGIAAVSRTVPLGRMATPEDIGRTAAFLASPLAAYVTGSQLLVHGGGEKPAFLEASTANI; from the coding sequence GTGGGAATCGAAGTAAACCTGTCCGGCTCGGTCGTCCTGGTCACCGGCGGTGTGCGCGGCGTCGGCGCCGGCATCAGCCGGGTCTTCCTGGACGCGGGCGCGATCGTGGTGGCCTGTGCGCGCCGGCCCGGCGACACCCCGGTCGAGAGCAATGGACGCGGCATCGACTTCCTGCCGTGCGATGTGCGCGACGCCGATTCGGTGCGCGGGCTCATCGACGCGATCGTCGCGAGGTACGGGCGGCTGGACACGGTGGTGAACAATGCCGGTGGCGCGCCCTTCGCGCTGGCCGCCGACGCCTCCGCCAACTTCCACGCCAAGATCGTGCAGTTGAATCTGCTCGCGCCGCTGCTGGTTTCGCAGGCGGCCAACGAGGTGATGCAGAAGCAGGAGACCGGCGGGTCGATCGTGATGATCTCCAGCGTCTCCGGGCATCGGCCGTCGCCGGGGACCGCGGCCTACGGTGCGGCGAAAGCCGGTGTGGACAGCCTGGTTTCGTCGCTGGCCGTCGAATGGGCGCCGCGAGTGCGGATGAATTCGGTCATCTGCGGCCTGGTCAACACCGAGTCCTCGCATCTGCACTATGGCGACGAGGACGGCATCGCGGCGGTCAGCCGGACGGTGCCCCTGGGACGCATGGCGACCCCCGAAGACATCGGCCGCACCGCCGCGTTCCTCGCCTCGCCGCTGGCCGCCTACGTCACCGGCAGTCAGCTGCTCGTGCACGGCGGCGGCGAGAAGCCCGCCTTCCTCGAAGCATCCACCGCAAACATCTAA
- a CDS encoding SDR family oxidoreductase gives MSDNKICDGRVVIVTGAGRGIGRAHALAFAAAGAKVVVNDIGAELDGAPSPDSPAAQVVEEIKALGSEAVVNGDDISDWEGARRLIATAVETFGRLDVLVNNAGIVRDRMLVNLGEDEWDAVIKVHLKGHFAPMRHAAEYWRNEAKAGRTPEARIINTSSGAGLLGSVGQGNYAAAKSGIAGLTLTAAAEFARYGITVNAIAPAARTRMTETVFADMMAAPEDGFDAMAPENVSPLVVWLGSADSAGVTGRMFEVEGGKVTVADGWRHGVSIDRGARWEPAELGPVVRDLLSKATTPEPVYGA, from the coding sequence ATGAGCGACAACAAGATCTGCGACGGCCGCGTCGTCATCGTGACCGGAGCGGGTCGCGGCATCGGTCGCGCGCACGCCCTCGCCTTCGCCGCCGCCGGCGCCAAGGTGGTCGTGAACGACATCGGTGCCGAACTCGACGGCGCGCCCAGCCCCGACTCCCCGGCCGCGCAGGTCGTCGAGGAGATCAAGGCGCTCGGCAGCGAGGCCGTGGTGAACGGCGACGACATCTCCGACTGGGAGGGCGCCCGCCGCCTGATCGCCACCGCCGTCGAAACCTTCGGCCGCCTGGACGTTCTCGTCAACAATGCCGGCATCGTGCGCGACCGCATGCTGGTCAACCTCGGCGAGGACGAGTGGGACGCGGTCATCAAGGTGCATCTCAAGGGCCACTTCGCGCCCATGCGGCACGCCGCCGAGTACTGGCGCAACGAGGCCAAGGCCGGTCGCACCCCCGAGGCCCGCATCATCAACACCAGCTCCGGCGCGGGCCTGCTCGGTTCGGTCGGGCAGGGCAACTACGCCGCCGCCAAATCCGGTATCGCGGGTCTGACCCTCACCGCCGCGGCCGAATTCGCGCGCTACGGCATCACCGTCAACGCCATCGCCCCGGCCGCGCGCACCCGCATGACCGAGACCGTGTTCGCCGACATGATGGCCGCCCCCGAGGACGGCTTCGACGCCATGGCCCCCGAGAACGTCTCCCCGCTGGTGGTCTGGCTCGGTTCCGCCGACTCGGCCGGGGTCACCGGCCGCATGTTCGAGGTCGAGGGCGGCAAGGTCACCGTCGCCGACGGCTGGCGTCACGGCGTCTCCATCGATCGCGGCGCCCGCTGGGAGCCCGCCGAGCTCGGCCCGGTCGTGCGTGACCTGCTGTCGAAGGCCACCACGCCGGAGCCCGTCTACGGCGCGTAG